The Chryseobacterium geocarposphaerae genome window below encodes:
- a CDS encoding DUF3575 domain-containing protein produces the protein MSFMLKDISLIIGLFSTAMLNAQTELKVNTVFIPMGIYNVGIEKPVNSKISLQAEVFVSPWKSFLGKNLQIYMGTMEGRYYFKETGNKWYVGTYLSMAAFNLQKWNYWSKTTVEDENGIPELLPDGSVRLTERYQKGLAFIWGISAGYHFVLDKKWGLDVFAGAGFTQSLYKGYFEDNNERYDGAKKWNKSGEVLPTRAGVMLTYKLE, from the coding sequence ATGAGTTTTATGTTGAAAGATATTTCGCTAATAATTGGCTTGTTTTCTACAGCCATGTTAAATGCACAAACGGAATTAAAAGTCAATACTGTATTTATTCCTATGGGAATTTATAATGTAGGTATTGAAAAACCGGTAAATTCTAAAATTTCTTTACAAGCTGAAGTTTTTGTGTCTCCCTGGAAATCATTTCTTGGGAAAAACCTTCAGATTTATATGGGAACAATGGAGGGAAGATATTACTTTAAAGAAACTGGAAATAAATGGTATGTCGGAACTTATCTTTCTATGGCTGCTTTCAACCTTCAAAAATGGAATTATTGGAGTAAAACAACCGTAGAAGATGAAAACGGTATCCCTGAACTATTGCCGGATGGAAGTGTTCGTCTTACGGAAAGATATCAGAAAGGTTTAGCATTTATATGGGGAATAAGCGCAGGTTATCATTTTGTATTAGACAAAAAATGGGGGCTGGATGTTTTTGCAGGTGCAGGTTTTACTCAGTCACTATACAAAGGCTATTTTGAAGACAATAATGAAAGGTATGACGGAGCCAAAAAATGGAATAAAAGCGGGGAAGTTTTGCCCACAAGAGCAGGAGTGATGTTGACATATAAATTGGAGTGA
- a CDS encoding sugar transferase — translation MVKKYPWWKALMDYGLALIMVVLFLPLFVILVILTSIDTGFPGIFTQKRVGREGKLFVIYKFQTYHSHTSQKSSFGKWMRKTKLDELPQLFNILKGEMSFVGPRPDIPGYYDVLKDDDRLVLGLKPGLTSEAGIKYRNESKILENQPDPLKYNDEVLFPDKMKMNLEYYHQLSFKTDILILLKTFSILKG, via the coding sequence ATGGTGAAAAAATATCCTTGGTGGAAAGCTTTAATGGACTATGGTTTAGCATTAATAATGGTAGTGCTTTTTCTTCCTTTGTTTGTAATATTGGTAATATTAACCTCTATTGACACCGGCTTTCCGGGCATTTTTACACAAAAAAGAGTTGGACGGGAAGGAAAGCTGTTTGTAATCTATAAATTCCAGACCTATCATTCACACACTTCTCAAAAGTCTAGTTTTGGAAAGTGGATGCGTAAAACCAAACTGGATGAGCTTCCTCAACTTTTCAATATCCTTAAAGGAGAAATGTCTTTTGTTGGTCCGCGTCCTGATATACCTGGTTATTATGATGTACTGAAAGATGATGATCGGCTGGTGTTAGGTTTAAAGCCCGGACTTACCTCCGAAGCAGGTATTAAATACAGAAATGAATCAAAAATTCTTGAAAATCAACCAGATCCACTGAAGTATAATGATGAGGTACTTTTTCCAGATAAAATGAAAATGAATTTGGAGTATTATCATCAGCTTTCGTTTAAAACAGATATTCTTATTCTGCTCAAAACGTTTTCAATTCTCAAAGGATAA
- a CDS encoding COG1470 family protein, producing the protein MISISFVFTSAQVYSGIDMEIRNESTTDKPNIVDLVVLVKNETSSKFEGNIYIDVPKGFRSVSGNQIKLELNVGEKRFLPVKILVSNDAGYGDEEIVFSCKSSANELIVKKKLIYRVQENNTLRLNAENPLIYMNENNINDSVEVKARVTNMGNKRQDITVVFKIPETAQGTIFVERKGSVDVLKDTVFSFKFIPAHILKSTQMTINIAGFREPEKEIFGNTSVSVQNISSTQRYRDMQPLMGYSSYAKNSITAGYRRIGDNADMYQLIGSGGFNLPAGYIFISGNIYTMNNQDDPIVNNTYISYHRGNSAVTLGNVNRMLEMPLFGRGAEYSLTSADKDKKVEIGFIDQSFNLIEKTPFLQNGYGLYAKGTIGAQNTSRSISGVYVFRNDPYEKADHNLLGTDVQYLFSKDWRLNAKLYSGMSFYEADRSTKPSLGVESQYSGVISKINLNGSYFYSTDYYPGNRRGVLQIQQSFSKNIFKEHYWYANILVSDFSPKYFSYDYNTRSKNLRLDTGINFAKKGDFGWGIGYQYQEETSNNYNSFLGIFNSFEQNQLKAQRLTEYTNWTSPDKKHSSILGIEAGLVTYPDMEKPRLQMKLSGNYGYKAFSFSYIYQYGAYFLSEYAFSKVMNKTEDYKKLSLSAFYNKTLFKNKINVTSGVSYTDDILYGKAPSAFFNLKYLGKQYGLYLNSSWYKYSIGSLHTNMLTIEAGVTLNLPTNTLDPGKKGSIKAFVYYDNNDNNRYDEGDEAADGYVIMINTISFKSNKDGNIEYKQIPYGKYRLKQVIQQGWYYDEMDIEMDSHRRSLEIPLHRNGTVRGKITYDFDAKTAQEFNPKLGGIIINIFQGEKLLQRISTDDNGEFLAFLRTGEYRISLNESTLPVNTYCEQTYTDMESIAGKITVLNPFVIKVKEKNIRVKKFGN; encoded by the coding sequence TTGATATCAATTTCTTTTGTTTTTACTTCGGCACAGGTCTATTCCGGAATAGACATGGAAATCCGTAATGAATCTACTACAGATAAACCCAATATTGTAGATCTTGTGGTATTGGTGAAAAATGAAACTTCTTCAAAATTTGAGGGTAACATTTATATTGATGTTCCTAAAGGATTTAGAAGTGTTTCCGGAAATCAGATAAAACTAGAGCTGAACGTCGGAGAAAAAAGATTTTTACCTGTAAAGATACTGGTAAGCAATGATGCAGGATACGGAGATGAAGAAATTGTCTTTAGCTGTAAAAGTTCAGCAAACGAACTCATCGTAAAAAAGAAGCTCATCTATAGGGTTCAGGAGAATAATACTCTTAGACTGAATGCCGAAAACCCTCTTATCTACATGAATGAGAATAATATCAACGATTCTGTAGAGGTAAAAGCAAGAGTAACCAATATGGGGAACAAGAGGCAGGATATTACAGTGGTGTTTAAAATCCCCGAAACAGCTCAGGGAACTATTTTCGTGGAGAGAAAGGGAAGTGTTGATGTATTGAAAGATACTGTGTTCAGCTTTAAATTTATTCCCGCCCATATTTTGAAATCGACACAGATGACGATAAACATAGCCGGATTTAGAGAACCTGAAAAAGAAATTTTCGGAAATACTTCCGTTTCTGTACAGAATATTTCTTCTACACAGCGTTATCGTGATATGCAGCCTCTGATGGGCTATTCTAGTTATGCAAAAAACAGTATTACAGCAGGCTACAGAAGAATTGGTGATAATGCGGATATGTATCAGTTGATTGGATCGGGGGGATTTAATCTTCCTGCAGGTTATATTTTCATTAGCGGAAATATATATACCATGAACAATCAGGATGATCCGATAGTGAATAATACCTATATTTCTTATCATAGGGGAAATTCTGCAGTCACATTGGGAAATGTGAATAGAATGCTCGAAATGCCTCTGTTTGGTAGAGGTGCAGAATATAGTCTTACCTCGGCTGACAAAGATAAAAAAGTAGAGATTGGATTTATTGATCAAAGTTTTAACCTGATCGAAAAAACGCCTTTCCTGCAAAATGGTTATGGTTTGTATGCAAAAGGGACTATTGGAGCTCAAAATACTTCCAGAAGCATATCTGGAGTCTATGTTTTCAGGAATGACCCTTACGAAAAAGCAGATCATAATCTCTTGGGTACAGATGTTCAATATCTTTTCAGTAAAGACTGGAGACTGAATGCTAAGCTGTATTCCGGAATGAGTTTTTATGAGGCGGATCGTTCTACGAAACCTTCCCTTGGAGTGGAATCTCAATATTCGGGAGTGATTAGTAAAATAAATCTTAATGGAAGTTATTTCTACAGTACAGATTATTATCCGGGAAACAGAAGAGGGGTTTTGCAGATACAGCAAAGTTTCTCAAAGAATATTTTTAAAGAACATTATTGGTATGCCAACATTCTGGTTTCCGATTTCTCTCCTAAATATTTTTCTTATGATTACAATACAAGATCTAAGAATCTGAGGTTGGATACCGGAATTAATTTTGCTAAAAAAGGAGATTTCGGTTGGGGAATAGGGTATCAGTATCAGGAAGAGACATCAAATAATTATAATTCTTTTCTTGGGATATTTAACTCTTTTGAGCAGAATCAGTTAAAAGCTCAGCGATTAACAGAATATACGAACTGGACAAGTCCGGATAAAAAACATTCCTCAATTTTAGGAATTGAAGCAGGATTGGTTACCTATCCGGATATGGAAAAACCGAGACTCCAGATGAAATTATCAGGAAATTACGGATATAAGGCATTCAGCTTCAGTTATATTTATCAGTATGGAGCCTATTTCCTTTCCGAATATGCTTTTTCAAAAGTGATGAACAAGACGGAAGATTATAAAAAACTTTCTTTATCTGCTTTTTATAATAAGACTCTTTTTAAGAATAAGATTAACGTTACTTCCGGAGTATCTTATACGGATGATATTTTGTATGGTAAAGCGCCATCTGCGTTTTTTAACCTGAAATATTTAGGAAAGCAATATGGGCTTTATTTAAACTCATCCTGGTATAAATATTCTATAGGAAGTTTACACACTAATATGCTGACGATTGAAGCCGGCGTTACGCTTAATCTTCCAACCAATACGTTGGATCCGGGTAAAAAAGGAAGTATAAAAGCTTTTGTTTATTACGATAATAATGATAATAACAGATATGATGAAGGGGATGAAGCAGCTGACGGATATGTTATTATGATCAATACTATTTCATTCAAGAGCAATAAAGATGGAAATATCGAATATAAACAGATTCCTTACGGAAAATATCGTTTGAAGCAGGTAATTCAGCAGGGATGGTACTATGATGAGATGGATATAGAAATGGACTCGCACCGACGTTCATTAGAAATACCGCTTCACAGAAACGGAACCGTTCGTGGAAAAATAACGTATGACTTCGATGCAAAAACCGCACAGGAATTCAATCCAAAATTAGGAGGTATTATCATTAATATTTTTCAGGGAGAAAAACTCTTACAAAGAATTTCTACAGATGATAATGGGGAATTTTTAGCATTTCTGAGAACCGGAGAGTACAGAATTTCATTAAATGAAAGTACACTTCCTGTCAATACATATTGTGAACAGACGTATACAGATATGGAAAGTATTGCGGGTAAAATCACTGTACTGAATCCATTCGTCATAAAAGTAAAAGAAAAGAATATCCGGGTGAAAAAATTCGGCAATTAG
- a CDS encoding fimbrial biogenesis chaperone: protein MKIRVVTFLLFMVSVLCKINAQTGVSVSPPRLYFESDLGRSNTQQITITNVSVKNSLDLAVSLGDWEYDGKGENLMYPANTLPTSCANWISVKKEDSYFTLAPGERKDIDVTITVPNTLSDKLAAHTAVLYVSQMNPVDDVDSKGANIKVSIRSGIKLFHKLSSANIKKVEIQNLVYDKAKNKLSLFFENQGNVWIDGKVYTDLVNTQTGKKTTLDNIIFYTMPGNKREMDIVLPTKLEKGKYTASVMIDYGDANNLEVGELNFNYE from the coding sequence ATGAAAATACGGGTTGTAACTTTTTTGTTGTTTATGGTTTCAGTTTTGTGTAAAATAAATGCACAAACCGGTGTTTCAGTCTCTCCTCCCAGATTATATTTTGAGTCAGATTTAGGACGCAGCAATACACAGCAGATTACCATTACTAATGTAAGTGTGAAAAATTCCTTAGACTTAGCAGTAAGTTTAGGAGATTGGGAATATGACGGTAAAGGTGAAAACTTGATGTATCCTGCCAATACATTACCTACTTCTTGTGCCAATTGGATTTCTGTAAAAAAGGAGGATTCTTATTTTACTCTGGCTCCAGGGGAAAGAAAGGATATCGATGTTACCATTACGGTTCCCAATACATTGTCGGATAAGCTGGCTGCTCATACTGCAGTTTTATATGTAAGTCAGATGAATCCGGTAGATGATGTGGATAGTAAGGGAGCCAACATAAAAGTAAGCATCCGTTCTGGAATTAAACTTTTTCATAAACTGTCTTCTGCAAACATCAAAAAGGTGGAAATTCAGAATCTGGTTTATGATAAAGCCAAAAATAAGCTTTCGCTGTTTTTTGAAAATCAGGGAAATGTATGGATAGACGGGAAAGTATATACTGATCTGGTTAATACGCAAACCGGTAAAAAGACCACATTGGATAATATTATTTTTTATACCATGCCCGGAAACAAAAGAGAGATGGATATTGTTCTTCCTACAAAATTGGAGAAAGGAAAATATACAGCCTCTGTGATGATTGACTATGGCGATGCCAATAATTTGGAAGTTGGAGAACTAAACTTTAATTATGAGTAA
- a CDS encoding YaiO family outer membrane beta-barrel protein, which yields MLLLLLPFTLYSQENLTSDDLFAKARKAAFEEKDYPTAIKFAQQALEKSPDYTDISIFLGRVYTWSDDLTSARQVFEKLDQRNVKDEDFFIAYASLEYWNNQYDKAISIIDKGLGYHPQSEELWMLKAKVYNSNNQYAEAEKATSSVLEINPKNTEARTLSNRIKDLTSKNALGITYNYSHFDKQFDNDWHIIGVSYKRATSIGSFIIRGNYANKFAQNGTQIELEAYPRISKTFYLYAGAGYSNDVGIFSKYRTGVSLFANLPHSFEGELGYRQLYFSSNIWMYTASVGKYYKNFWFNLRTYISPDHKNISQSYTGTMRYYTKGAYDYFGFQIGTGISPEESINNLLENETYKLKTFKVGGEYNFSVNKSNLFSVSATYYNQEYRPDEKGNQFDINIGYTKTF from the coding sequence TTGCTCCTCCTATTATTACCTTTTACCTTGTACAGCCAAGAAAATCTGACTTCAGATGACTTGTTTGCTAAAGCCAGAAAAGCAGCTTTTGAAGAAAAAGACTATCCTACTGCGATCAAATTTGCCCAGCAGGCTTTGGAAAAATCACCGGATTATACAGATATATCCATATTTTTAGGAAGAGTATATACCTGGAGCGATGATCTTACCTCTGCAAGACAGGTTTTCGAAAAGCTTGACCAAAGAAATGTTAAAGATGAAGATTTTTTTATCGCCTATGCTTCTCTTGAATACTGGAATAATCAATATGATAAAGCAATCAGTATTATTGACAAGGGACTTGGTTATCATCCTCAATCAGAAGAATTGTGGATGTTGAAAGCAAAAGTGTACAACAGCAACAATCAATATGCTGAAGCTGAAAAGGCTACCTCATCGGTCTTGGAAATCAACCCTAAAAATACTGAAGCCAGAACCCTTTCCAACAGAATCAAAGATTTAACTTCTAAAAATGCTTTGGGAATTACTTATAATTATTCCCATTTCGATAAGCAGTTTGATAATGACTGGCATATAATAGGAGTCAGCTACAAAAGAGCGACCTCTATAGGTTCTTTTATCATTAGAGGTAATTATGCTAATAAATTTGCACAAAACGGAACTCAAATTGAACTGGAAGCTTATCCCAGAATCTCAAAGACATTTTATCTGTATGCAGGAGCAGGGTATTCTAATGATGTAGGCATATTCTCCAAATACCGTACCGGAGTTTCTCTTTTCGCCAATCTTCCTCACAGTTTTGAAGGAGAACTTGGATACAGACAGCTTTATTTCAGCAGTAATATATGGATGTACACCGCTTCTGTAGGAAAGTATTACAAAAACTTCTGGTTCAATCTTCGTACTTATATTTCTCCGGATCATAAAAACATTTCCCAGTCTTATACAGGAACAATGCGTTATTATACCAAAGGAGCCTATGATTATTTTGGGTTCCAGATCGGGACAGGAATAAGCCCGGAAGAGAGCATCAATAACCTTTTGGAAAACGAGACCTATAAATTAAAAACGTTTAAGGTGGGTGGAGAATATAATTTCTCTGTTAATAAATCCAATCTGTTCTCGGTTTCAGCCACCTATTACAACCAGGAATACCGGCCGGACGAAAAAGGAAATCAATTTGATATTAATATAGGATATACCAAAACCTTTTAA
- a CDS encoding sulfatase-like hydrolase/transferase translates to MIEFSHIIYEIVIWLFLLYSAAVFLIYAWIGIYAFGAVVRYKNENTFTDYSIIAANPNAPVFSLIAPAYNEGMTIVDNVRSLLSLYYHNLEIIIVNDGSKDDSMEKLIQAYELESVSFFVQGDIETKPTRGIYKSKNPAFKKLIVVDKENGGKADALNVGVNISSGEYIVCIDVDCILEQDAVLRLAKPFLEQTDKKVIACGGVIRLANNCKIENGKVTDVNIPKTWLGRSQALEYIRAFVLGRMAWSRASGLILISGAFGAFDRSIVLACGGYDRNTVGEDMELVVRMRRYMEEKKEPYEVVNIPDPLCWTEVPETKDILKKQRNRWMRGTMETLWKHRKLMFNPNYGKLGMVSLPYWFFFEFLGPLVEFSGIIIFFIFLILGIVNWPFFMVLFALVISTGILYSIYAILVDLISRQVYTKRKDFLTLIFTAVIEPFYFHPVVVKAGVKGFVDYFKKSHAWGEMTRQGFSQEDKNLPWKKRVVAIFKLGLRQWGVFAVVFLFLFLLGVLAEWGWYRYNFKTFDTFLLIKSLFVNNILFVFQIIFGMGILYLILNFIKEKWAKTLIIILCTAIVVVQYVLFLYFFESHNILGADILYYSKDEMKQILQASGMLNTKNIALMCLLIVGIFIPFWFAAKSSFKSFYIGAITLVIGLSAFFIPKDTLFSLEAKNENEFEQKAGQSKWAYFLTSNTENFISDHPEISDLINGSETLAADPEMLNQAFPFWRKEKTKDFLGAYLNQAATAPNLVFITVEGLGHAYSSPNGYVGNFTPFIDSLAGESLYWEFNLSSSGRTFGAIPTLTGSLPFGKNGFLEIEKTPEHFNLFNILKKNGFETGFYYGGNSSFDRMREFLEYSKVDHIIDQQLFKAPYRKLPQNNGESWGYEDQAIFGKMLEVQKMQNQPYFNMLLTLSTHNPFLINNSKYYEQLFDKRLQSGQISASQKKWALENRKQLVSVLNLDDALQKFFENYKKRQDFNNTIFVITGDHSMPEIPFETKIDRYHVPLIIYSPLLKEAKRFKKRVSHFDLAPSILAYYRTNYKLHTPSSVAWIGKGLTNDDEDNNEETPLMETKDKLIDYVYRKYHFVDNQLFELQPNLDEDLINNESAKNDMTKRFNLFKAKNNRFHSSKKLLPDSVVSNFMNKKIPKP, encoded by the coding sequence ATGATAGAATTCTCCCATATTATTTATGAGATTGTTATTTGGCTGTTTTTACTCTATTCGGCAGCTGTTTTTCTCATCTATGCCTGGATAGGAATTTATGCATTCGGAGCTGTTGTACGGTATAAAAATGAGAATACTTTTACAGATTACAGTATCATCGCTGCCAATCCGAATGCTCCAGTTTTCAGTCTTATTGCTCCTGCATACAATGAAGGGATGACCATTGTTGATAATGTAAGATCCCTATTGTCGCTCTATTATCATAACCTGGAAATAATTATTGTCAATGATGGAAGCAAAGACGATTCCATGGAAAAGCTGATTCAGGCATATGAACTGGAATCCGTTTCCTTCTTTGTACAGGGAGATATCGAAACAAAACCGACTCGTGGAATTTATAAAAGTAAAAATCCGGCTTTTAAAAAGCTTATTGTTGTAGATAAAGAAAACGGAGGAAAAGCCGATGCTTTGAATGTGGGAGTCAATATTTCTTCCGGAGAATATATTGTATGTATAGATGTTGATTGTATTCTTGAGCAGGATGCAGTTCTAAGGCTGGCAAAACCATTCCTTGAGCAGACTGATAAAAAAGTAATTGCTTGTGGAGGAGTAATCCGATTAGCAAACAATTGTAAAATAGAAAATGGTAAAGTTACCGATGTGAATATCCCTAAAACCTGGCTGGGAAGAAGTCAGGCATTAGAATATATCAGAGCATTTGTATTAGGTCGTATGGCGTGGTCCAGAGCATCAGGACTGATTTTGATCTCAGGGGCTTTCGGAGCCTTCGACAGAAGTATTGTATTGGCTTGCGGAGGATATGACAGAAATACCGTTGGAGAAGATATGGAGCTGGTAGTGCGGATGAGAAGGTACATGGAAGAAAAGAAAGAACCCTATGAAGTTGTGAATATCCCGGATCCTTTGTGTTGGACGGAAGTACCGGAAACCAAAGATATTCTGAAAAAACAACGAAACCGTTGGATGCGCGGCACAATGGAAACCCTGTGGAAGCATAGAAAGCTTATGTTCAATCCTAATTATGGGAAATTGGGAATGGTAAGTCTTCCATATTGGTTCTTCTTTGAATTTTTAGGTCCATTGGTAGAATTTTCAGGAATTATTATATTCTTTATTTTTCTAATTCTTGGAATAGTCAACTGGCCGTTCTTTATGGTACTTTTTGCATTAGTCATCTCCACCGGGATCCTTTATTCCATCTATGCCATTCTTGTAGATCTTATAAGCAGGCAGGTCTATACCAAAAGAAAGGATTTTCTTACCTTAATTTTTACGGCCGTAATAGAACCTTTCTATTTTCATCCGGTAGTGGTAAAAGCAGGAGTGAAAGGTTTTGTAGATTATTTTAAAAAATCCCATGCCTGGGGTGAAATGACAAGACAGGGCTTTAGCCAGGAAGATAAAAACTTACCATGGAAGAAGCGTGTTGTGGCCATATTTAAACTTGGACTTAGACAGTGGGGAGTATTTGCTGTAGTATTTCTGTTTTTATTTTTGTTAGGAGTATTGGCAGAATGGGGTTGGTACCGGTATAATTTTAAAACCTTTGACACTTTTTTACTAATAAAAAGCCTTTTCGTAAATAATATACTGTTTGTATTCCAGATTATTTTCGGAATGGGGATCTTGTATTTGATTCTGAACTTTATAAAAGAAAAATGGGCTAAAACTTTAATAATTATACTTTGTACAGCGATTGTAGTCGTTCAATATGTACTGTTTTTATATTTCTTTGAGTCTCATAATATATTAGGGGCAGATATATTGTACTACAGTAAAGATGAGATGAAGCAGATCCTTCAGGCAAGCGGGATGCTGAATACTAAAAATATTGCATTAATGTGCCTCTTAATAGTAGGTATATTCATTCCTTTCTGGTTTGCAGCCAAATCAAGTTTTAAATCATTTTATATAGGTGCAATTACTTTGGTGATAGGGTTATCGGCATTTTTTATTCCCAAAGACACTTTGTTCTCTTTAGAGGCAAAAAATGAAAACGAATTTGAACAAAAAGCAGGACAAAGTAAATGGGCTTATTTTCTTACTTCGAATACTGAGAATTTTATCAGTGACCATCCGGAAATATCAGACCTTATTAATGGTTCAGAAACATTAGCGGCAGATCCTGAAATGCTCAATCAGGCATTTCCGTTCTGGAGAAAAGAAAAGACCAAAGACTTTTTAGGTGCTTATCTTAATCAGGCAGCAACAGCTCCAAACTTAGTATTCATTACGGTAGAAGGGCTTGGTCATGCTTACAGCTCGCCTAACGGGTATGTTGGTAATTTCACACCATTTATAGACTCTTTGGCAGGTGAAAGTTTATATTGGGAATTTAATTTGAGCTCATCAGGAAGAACATTTGGAGCAATTCCTACTCTTACAGGCTCTTTGCCTTTTGGAAAAAACGGATTTCTGGAAATTGAGAAAACTCCTGAACATTTCAACCTATTCAATATTCTGAAAAAGAACGGATTTGAAACCGGCTTTTATTACGGCGGAAATTCTTCTTTTGACCGTATGAGAGAGTTTTTAGAGTATAGTAAAGTAGATCATATCATAGATCAGCAGTTGTTTAAAGCTCCCTATCGTAAGTTACCTCAGAATAACGGTGAAAGTTGGGGATATGAAGATCAGGCAATTTTCGGAAAAATGTTGGAAGTGCAGAAGATGCAGAATCAGCCTTACTTTAATATGCTTCTTACGCTTTCAACTCATAATCCGTTTTTAATTAACAATTCAAAATATTACGAACAGCTGTTTGATAAAAGGCTGCAGTCAGGTCAGATTTCAGCATCACAGAAAAAATGGGCGTTAGAAAACAGAAAGCAGCTGGTTTCTGTGCTCAATCTTGACGATGCACTACAGAAATTTTTTGAAAACTATAAAAAGCGTCAGGATTTCAATAATACAATTTTTGTGATTACCGGAGATCATAGTATGCCGGAAATTCCTTTTGAAACAAAAATTGACAGGTATCATGTTCCTTTGATTATTTACTCGCCTTTATTAAAAGAAGCGAAACGTTTTAAAAAACGTGTCAGTCATTTTGATCTCGCTCCATCTATTTTGGCTTACTACAGAACAAATTATAAGCTGCATACTCCATCTTCTGTAGCATGGATCGGAAAAGGACTGACTAATGATGATGAAGATAATAATGAAGAAACTCCTCTAATGGAGACCAAAGATAAGCTGATTGACTATGTATATCGAAAATACCATTTTGTAGATAATCAATTGTTCGAACTGCAGCCTAATCTTGACGAAGATTTGATAAATAACGAATCTGCTAAAAATGATATGACCAAACGTTTTAACTTATTTAAAGCTAAAAACAATAGGTTCCATTCTTCTAAGAAATTGTTACCGGATTCTGTAGTGTCGAACTTTATGAATAAAAAAATACCAAAACCTTAA
- a CDS encoding HEAT repeat domain-containing protein, which translates to MTTLFLYVSVHELFLTFLGILILVLILIIVVLSYSFYQYKTLNHIHQWSEMIDEKVSEAIVYGPEDQKDNEIFNTYSRESSFRNLFLERLVASEKKFSGGAQDEIKKIFTDYNLQKEAFKKLGQKKPHLIAEGIQELTAMKVESAVPKIMPFLKHPSPQVYQEAQYAMVVFKGFQGLHFLNDFTYIISDWQQLRLLRSINLDPDQCQQVVNVWLDSQNTSVIIFALRLLRKFQMLAFYDKAQALLMHPAIDVRIETVKALQALETSSTIAEFKEIYEEQPLEVQIEILKAMKLSHDPRCADFYKEKLNGTNLPGVKIAAAEALLALGYHDYLLEIIENDASCPQLVQIIKHALQEKI; encoded by the coding sequence ATGACCACACTATTTCTATATGTTTCGGTACATGAGCTGTTCCTTACTTTTTTAGGAATATTAATATTGGTACTTATATTAATTATAGTCGTACTCTCATACAGCTTCTATCAGTATAAAACCCTGAATCATATTCATCAATGGTCTGAAATGATAGATGAAAAAGTTTCAGAAGCGATTGTGTATGGCCCCGAAGACCAAAAAGATAATGAAATCTTTAATACCTATTCCCGGGAATCCTCATTCAGAAATCTGTTTTTAGAAAGATTGGTGGCTTCCGAGAAAAAATTTTCCGGAGGAGCACAGGATGAGATCAAAAAAATTTTTACGGATTATAACCTTCAGAAAGAAGCCTTCAAAAAGTTAGGACAAAAAAAGCCTCATCTTATTGCAGAAGGTATACAGGAGCTTACAGCGATGAAAGTAGAATCAGCAGTTCCTAAAATTATGCCATTCCTTAAGCATCCTTCTCCTCAGGTATATCAGGAGGCTCAGTATGCAATGGTAGTTTTTAAAGGATTTCAGGGGTTACATTTTCTTAATGACTTTACTTATATAATCTCAGACTGGCAGCAGCTTCGTTTACTCCGGTCTATCAATCTAGATCCAGATCAGTGTCAGCAGGTTGTAAATGTTTGGTTAGACAGCCAGAATACTTCAGTGATTATTTTTGCATTGAGGTTGCTGAGAAAATTCCAGATGCTGGCTTTTTATGATAAAGCACAAGCGTTACTAATGCATCCGGCTATTGATGTTCGTATAGAAACGGTAAAAGCATTGCAGGCACTGGAAACTTCCTCTACCATTGCCGAGTTTAAAGAAATCTATGAAGAGCAGCCTTTAGAAGTACAAATAGAAATACTGAAGGCTATGAAATTGTCTCACGATCCTCGTTGTGCCGATTTTTATAAGGAAAAACTGAACGGAACGAATCTTCCGGGAGTAAAGATTGCTGCAGCTGAAGCACTTCTTGCTTTAGGATATCATGATTATCTTCTTGAAATCATTGAAAATGATGCTTCATGTCCTCAATTGGTTCAGATTATTAAACACGCATTACAGGAAAAAATATGA
- a CDS encoding response regulator transcription factor encodes MLILIAEDDELILKTIEHKLLKEGYEVVVTRNGKDAIDAIKEREIDLIITDIMMPFASGTEILAAVRSFGKKIPVIMLSSLGQEEVVLEAFDLGASDFMVKPFSPNELILRIKRLTAK; translated from the coding sequence ATGTTAATCTTGATTGCTGAAGATGATGAGCTGATATTAAAAACAATAGAACACAAACTCTTGAAAGAAGGGTACGAAGTAGTGGTTACACGCAATGGTAAAGACGCTATTGATGCCATTAAAGAAAGAGAAATAGACCTCATCATTACAGACATTATGATGCCTTTTGCTTCAGGTACGGAAATACTTGCGGCAGTAAGATCGTTCGGTAAAAAAATACCGGTGATCATGCTTTCCAGTTTAGGACAGGAAGAAGTGGTATTGGAGGCCTTCGATTTAGGCGCTTCAGATTTTATGGTAAAGCCTTTTAGTCCTAATGAATTAATACTACGTATAAAAAGACTCACCGCTAAATAG